The Humulus lupulus chromosome 7, drHumLupu1.1, whole genome shotgun sequence region CCAACATGGGACGCGTGGCAGGGAAGATTTCGAAGCTTTATCTAGCTTCGAAGAAATGGTCCGATAATCTGAGTGTTCCCACTGAGATTTCTGTTTCGTTGGCCCCTCGATGATGATTAttctaaattaatttaattttaattatttccgGACAAAAACCGGCGGCGGAGTCTGAGTAAAGAAATTTGAAGTCCGAAAAGCGAGGAAGATAAAACTAGTTTTCTATTATGAGTTATTTTATGGATCAAACATGGAATGtcttgaattttctttcttgctGCAATTATTTATTCTTGCATGATTGTTTTTTTCATTTGATTAAGACATAACTGTATATAATTAGTGTCTTCTATTAGATTTACTTAGAATAGAAGATTAACACCCGTCATGATTAagattgtttttattattttgatttattttgttaaacTAAGTTCATTTTGATTGCTACATTATTACGCAATCACCAATAATTAAAGTAGGGCTGTTTGGTTTGAGGCCCATAAacttggtatttttttttaaagatttttacataaaatactaattttttcaaaaaaaattacatttttacagtcaaatatatatttgtttcaaTTTTAGAgttttaaggaaatttttacatttttgttgatttttttttaaattatatttttgaaaggttgagtgtgtattttttttttaaataataattgtaaaatagtaaaaataaatgtatatttaagaaaaaaaaattcaaaccacaTTATATATTTGATTAATATGAGTAAAATTAAatctcaaataaaaaatatataaattaatatatttgtaaatatGCAGTAAAATTAAATCTCAAATGATATGTACTAAAGTTTGAACCATGATGATAAAATCTCAATCCGCACTGGTTTGGAAAATAATGGttatgtttggtaaaatttttgtttttgaattttttaaatataaaataaaaatattatttataattttgtttctttatttttaaaaaataaaaatatgtttgataattatttttgttttttgtttttaaaaaaaataataaatgtttttaataacttttatttttattttttatttaacaatataaaatgaggtgttgattagaagaaaaaaaacaaaaagttcataaatgtttaaaaaaaaattgaaagtgaaattttttttggcccgtttggtaaaatttttgtttttcaattttttaaacacaaaaatagaaatattattttatttttgtttttttattttaaaaaaataaaaatatgtttagtaactattttgtttttaaaaataaaaaaataataaacgtgtttgataacttttatttttatttttattttttgtttaataatatgatatgttcatttgaagaagagaagaacaaaaggaaaaaattgaaaactgttttaaaaaaaaattgaaagtgtaaaaattctattttttaaatttaataaattttaattaaaatttaaaaaaataataaataaaaataaggttACCAAacatatgtttatatttaattatcaaatttttaattaattaaataaaaaattatttttttaagtgttaccagaCAACAcctttattttcaaaatttaataaattttaattaaattttttaaaaataataaataaaaatagaattaacaagcactattttatatttaattttcaaaattttaactaaataaataaaaaattattttttcaagtGTTTAAAAACAACTACAAAACAAATAAATAGTTGATCTGGGTTGGTAGTGTTTAAACATCCCCAAATTAAAGAAGAGTAGTGTACGCAAACTTTGAGCCCTCATACAAGTAGCATGCCGGATAAAATAAGTACTCAATAAGGCCTTTGAAAATGCAAGAGCTTCaaaataaaaccctaacaaaaaaATTATACTTCTTATATAGTAAAATAGTGATTAAAAAGTATCTGTTTATTCGATCAAAAAAAATGTATCTGTTCTGTATATGAACTGTAACTTTCTCCACTTGCACTCAAACACTCAAAAGCTACTTTACCGACACAAAATGTTATCTTTTTGTAGTTATGACATCATCACAATTCATAACTCGTGCATTCAATTGACATTTTTCTTTTCTAAGTAACACGCTCTATACAGACACAAAACGGTTTGTGAAAGAAACAAGGCAGATGCAACCATTAGACCTAATACATCTTTGTGGGAAAAACTAGAGCAAGTTACAAGTTTGATTGGAAATGTTACAAGATACAAGTTTATATCAAAAGTCAACTGCAATGAATCCATATTAACGTCAACGACCCCATAATGACAAACTTTTTTTGGTAAGCAACTGAGGATGACTGATGACATGAATAATTGCTATTGAAGAATCAAAACTCAAATTTGattggaaaaataaaaaaatcaaagaaagCAACTAGAAACCGTTGTGAAGCCATTTTGAATATATTACTGGTTAGCATAATGAATTGGACCAAAATTttgtacaaagaaaaaaaagtccAAAACTAGACCGCAATTTTCTTTTTCATATAAATTTCAGTCCAACTAGCCAAccctttaaataaatttttacatAAGAAACAATGAGCGTCGTATCAGATTGTTTAGTTTCTAAAACTATACCTTGTTAGTGCAGATTGATACTCCGAAACCAGGATAGAATCCATGTTTAAAGAAACAAATACCCTTTAGAAAACTCAAGCATTAAAAGAATCACGGTTAATAATTGCCACATGTAATTTAATGTAATGCATACCACTCTACTACTACAAGATTAACAAAAAAGGGGTTATCTAAGATCTAACTAACACCAATTTATAAGATATTGACAATGTAAGGTGACAGACTTTCATGCTTAGTTCTTACTATCCATTCTTtacttttctttcttcctttttagTTTCAGGTTAGCAAAGTATACCCCTGATGTGTGTTGTAAGTGTTGATCAAGGACTCAGCAGAATTTCTTTGCTCCATTATACTCCTTTTTTACCCTTAGACAACAGTTGACAGTGGAACTAATGCATTAGAAGAGCTGGCAGAAAAAGATGAGACTGCTGGAACAGTGCAAGAATCTTTTGACCGGCTTTCTCTTGGATATGGATAGACGACAGCCAACTCCCTAACACGACACAGAATAGACTCTGGTACATAATTGGTCGATGCTTGCTTTCGACTTTGCTCAACCTGCATAAACATAATAGGATAAAAGTGAACAGACAAATGTCAGCAGCTCATACTATTTAGTAGTCATTAACCAAAGGCTAGATTGAAGTTTGTAGTATAAAACCATTTTTAGATTGTCATTAAACAATTTTATTATTTGTAGTTGCTTTAAAGATACATAATTCACATAAGTTGCAAACTAAAAATGCTCACAGCTGAATATGAAAAAGTTAAAAGGATATAAAAGATACTGAACAAAATCAACTTGATCTCTGCTTAATTTTAGAACCATTGGGAGTACgactttaaaaaacaaaaaaccaaTTTTAACCCCACCTTTTCCTTGATCTGCAATTGAGTACAGCTAGCCCTTAACAAATTCCGCCATTTGTCCTGAAACCCCGTAAAGAACAATTTTTTTTGGATATTAATTTTTAGATGCATCAGAAGTATTTCTTCATTAttaatgaaataatttgtcaGTGATGTACCTTGAGATCTACAGATGTACGATGTGAAGAGGATGAAAATAGTAATCTCTTTATTTCAGTCCATCTTCCCACTCCACACTGAGAAACACCTTCAACTAACTTCACCACTTCCTCGGTAGTCCATGATATGTGACGTTTCCTCCGAGTGTTAACTTTTTGAGTAGAACTCCTTAGTACACACTCATCCTCAGAAATGTCTTCCTGGGACTCCACCGAAAAAGGCTCTATATCGTGTTTCTCAAGTTGATCTAAAAGTCCATTGTCCTTGGAATATTCAGGGCCCTGGAGCAACAATTAAAGCATGGAGGCATtcaataccaaaaaaaaaaaaacagttgatACAGCAACAGCTGAAAAAACTATTGTACTTGAAAGAAAGACCCTTGCAAGATTTACACTGGCCCTCATGAAGTGAAAACCAACCATAGGCTCATAACCTAAATATCATTTACCTATTAACACAATGTACAAGTAAAGCCACTGTATTTGCATAGAAAATAGATAAAGGGAGAGAGCGGGCATGAGTAATAGTTGTAGACGTAGCTACCAAATTAATGTTGATGACGAAAAAAGAGCTGCTTACCACAAACTTCACCACCCCTTGCTCACAAAAGAAAATAGATTGTATAAATGACAATTGAATATTAAAAAGCACAGAGGGATTTCATTGAAAATTTTGATATTCAAACAGTGGCTTTGTGATGTTGGATATCTACTCTATATAACTCCGCACAAGAACTTTACAAGTAACTACAGTAGCACTTAccagaaaatatttatttttcttggGGTTCTCTTTTTCCATTGGAAGACCAAAAGGAACTTGAATGCACCCTCCATTGAAAGAATCATCTTCATAAACTACTTCTGCATGAAATTCCTTCTGCTGCCACTTGTACTTTTGATACCTATCATGCAGAATCCTATCTTTCAACTTTCTGCTTATCCCACATTTTCTATTATGAGATCTTGACTCGTAATCCAGCGATTCCTCAATATATCTCCTAGGTGGCTTTCGTGATCTCTTTGGTGAGACTAGAAGCCCCGCTAGATCTCCTTCGTCTAAGGAACATAATTCAACTTTAACTGCAGAAGTTGAGGTCTTCAAAGATTCACA contains the following coding sequences:
- the LOC133788614 gene encoding uncharacterized protein LOC133788614 isoform X1; translated protein: MFSCKPYEVDSDMPIFVDEPVGLEHFLVEPLSKEDWVSDLLDLDAFQIEKCFNIEDISGTFDYDQIKLDADADHSMTTKGDGKNTELPSDKFQGINIGVREEYHIDTTLTDKACTFDYGNCKEMGNGGLENQFQGFHRRDSGNEMVDLSSTNIPVLKYTSNHHSSLLDQVRAKELHEAFNSMSGQEPLMEKSWSKKDNLYGFSNYAELDSTLSLFKVEATSTVNEGETTFSSLVEYSGSATGHVPGMLHNERNSENQQMKRKRVDGCESLKTSTSAVKVELCSLDEGDLAGLLVSPKRSRKPPRRYIEESLDYESRSHNRKCGISRKLKDRILHDRYQKYKWQQKEFHAEVVYEDDSFNGGCIQVPFGLPMEKENPKKNKYFLGPEYSKDNGLLDQLEKHDIEPFSVESQEDISEDECVLRSSTQKVNTRRKRHISWTTEEVVKLVEGVSQCGVGRWTEIKRLLFSSSSHRTSVDLKDKWRNLLRASCTQLQIKEKVEQSRKQASTNYVPESILCRVRELAVVYPYPRESRSKDSCTVPAVSSFSASSSNALVPLSTVV
- the LOC133788614 gene encoding uncharacterized protein LOC133788614 isoform X2 — protein: MFSCKPYEVDSDMPIFVDEPVGLEHFLVEPLSKEDWVSDLLDLDAFQIEKCFNIEDISGTFDYDQIKLDADADHSMTTKGDGKNTELPSDKFQGINIGVREEYHIEMGNGGLENQFQGFHRRDSGNEMVDLSSTNIPVLKYTSNHHSSLLDQVRAKELHEAFNSMSGQEPLMEKSWSKKDNLYGFSNYAELDSTLSLFKVEATSTVNEGETTFSSLVEYSGSATGHVPGMLHNERNSENQQMKRKRVDGCESLKTSTSAVKVELCSLDEGDLAGLLVSPKRSRKPPRRYIEESLDYESRSHNRKCGISRKLKDRILHDRYQKYKWQQKEFHAEVVYEDDSFNGGCIQVPFGLPMEKENPKKNKYFLGPEYSKDNGLLDQLEKHDIEPFSVESQEDISEDECVLRSSTQKVNTRRKRHISWTTEEVVKLVEGVSQCGVGRWTEIKRLLFSSSSHRTSVDLKDKWRNLLRASCTQLQIKEKVEQSRKQASTNYVPESILCRVRELAVVYPYPRESRSKDSCTVPAVSSFSASSSNALVPLSTVV